The following DNA comes from Longimicrobium sp..
CCTGGGCTTCACCACCTACGAGGGCGAGGTGACCGCCGCCACCTCGTGGGGCGGCCCGGGGCAGAAGACCGCCCTCCGCCCCGCCCTCCCGGAGAGCTTCGCGCACCTGTTCCACCAGACGGGGATCTCGAGCTTCCTTCTGATCCTGCGCGGCTCCCCCGCCGCCCCCGCGCTACGCGAGCAGCGCCTGGAGCGCGCCGTCGGCGTGATCTACGCGCCGCGCACGGAGCGCCAGAGCCACTACTTCACCGCGCGCCTCGCCGACCAGTTCGACGCCGTCCTCCACGTGGACCGCACCACGGCGGTGGAGCAGTTGAGGTGAGGGGGCAGGGCCCTCACCCCCGCTCGTTCCTCGCTGCCCCCTCTCCCGATAACAGGAGAGGGCTGCGCCCTCGCCGTTATCGAGAGAGGGGGCGTAAAACCCCGCAAAGGCTCGTAGGGGCGCGCTTCATCGCGCCCGTGCCATGCGCCGCACCGAGTTGATCCCGTAGGGGCAGACCTGCGTGTCTGCCCTCCTCCGCCCCGCTCCGCTCCCCGCAAAGTACACCCAATCCCGTAGGGGCAGCCCCGCGTGGCTGCCCGTGCTCGCCCGCACGCCGCACCCTGGCTCCACGGGCCCAACCCCTCCTCCTGCACACACGCAAAAGGGAGAGACACCTGGTCTCTCCCCCGAGCCCCCGAGGGCGGACTTTGTGCTGTTGTTGCGCGAGCTTACTTGCCTACATCTGTCTCACCCATCGCATCCACCTTCTGCTCCAGGCTGCGGAACCGGCGGGCGAGGGAGATCGCGTAGCCGAGGATCATCAGCCAGGCAAAGGTGAAGGCGGCGAAGACGTGCCAGTAGGCGCGCAGGGTGCGCGGCGGGGCGGACTGCTCCGGCAGCGTCTGCGCGGTCGTGCGGAGCGCCTGCGTCGCGTTCGGCGTGGCGGCGGGGGCCGGAGCGGACGCGGCGGGGGCGGGCTCCTGCGCGCGCAGCGGGGCGCTCGCGAAGGCGAGCGACAGGGCCAGGAACGGGGCCAGGAAAGCGCGGCGCATCAAGCC
Coding sequences within:
- a CDS encoding CcmD family protein; the encoded protein is MRRAFLAPFLALSLAFASAPLRAQEPAPAASAPAPAATPNATQALRTTAQTLPEQSAPPRTLRAYWHVFAAFTFAWLMILGYAISLARRFRSLEQKVDAMGETDVGK